CCACACATGGGAAAACTTCGTCTCTTGAGAGAAGATGGCACTCTTCCTTCTCAACTTCAATGCGATCAAACTATTGTAGAAAATGCACTAGTTCATCTACAAGGATAAGTTTCTATGAAGGTCAGGTATGGTTTCCTccataaaattctttttttttttttgctctttttcttcgttcttttattttcagtttGGACTTGGAAACATAACTCATTATTGATTGAGCAGTAAGTctacttcatttttctttctatttcagGTCAATCTCCGCAAAGCTTCGGTAAATGTTTTTGCAAACTTCTTCAGTTGGAGAGTTGCTTGATTGGCATTGTTCAAGTAATGTAGTTTTGGGAATTAATGTTGAAAGGCAGTGTATGTAAAGAAAGTGTAAATGCACGTGTTGTGATCTtcctcattttgttttttgtaattgCTCTACTGATGTAAATGTGTGCTTAAGTGAACACGTGATGAAGTTGGCTTTTGTGAATGAATTGTACTAAAGTTTCTTTCTGCctttttttaagaataatttgAATAGTTAGAGATGAGGGCAAAATGGGAAGATCAAGTGTTTTCATGCTTTTACTTTTGAAAATGGacatccattttgggacggaaaAAAGCGTAAAAAATGACAtccattatgggacggagggagtatgtgaTTTTTTCTGTTATAGTGTATCATGAAACATATAACATTTAGGTTTTTGTTTGACAGCTGATATCATAAAACATATATGGTCATATACAAATTCTTAAATCctttttttaacatataaagCTATATGTTTCcatctgtttatttttttcttaaatgtgCAGAAATGACGAATCCAAACGAAATAGGAGTATGGTTTCATGAAGTTCCTAATCCAATTTATTGCAAATTAGAGTATTACCACAATGACACCGTGATAATGGAGTTTAGGATGAACTCCAACCTCAGAAGAGCCCTCCACATCAAATCTTTCAACCAAAGGTACCTGATTTTGTTGAAGGGGCACATTAGGATCGTTGAGCCTGACAAGACAACCACGAACATtagatttagaattttaatttggttaaagtCTTTTGGTATAATTTCTTTAGGCTGGTGTTAAATCCACGAGACAATTTTTTAATGCCACGACAATATAGAAAGTGGGACAATAATGCCCTCAAGAGAGTCTAcattcatatctctctctctctctctctctctctctctctctctctctctctctctctctctctctctctctcgcttcctctccccccccccccccttagtACTCTCTTTGTTTTCTCGCCTTCTCATCTTTTCCATCCCTGATTCCTCTTTTCCATTTTCTGAAGACACCACAATAAGGTGATTTATTCGGAGTTGCAGTCTGTATTTCAAGTTTTCTTTAACAGCTTGTGCccccaaaaaggaagaagatgcaTTTTGGGGTCCATTACCAGATTCAAACCCAACATTAGTGAACGTCTGGATTTAATAATGACGATAGCCGCTAATCTCATAATCAAGTACAAACCTATAAGTCTCTTTTATGGATATTGATTGAGCATGGACGAAATTTCTTTGCTAGGTTGTGGCCAATGACAGATCCATGGCTGGCATAAGGGGCGATAGTACCTCTAATTTGAAATAATCCTAGAAATCCTATGACTTCCCACCttcaaaattgaaattctgATTGTTTGATGGGTTCGGTTGTTCCCTGGCCGGATTATGGCGGAGAGATATAGGGAgatacaaaagagagaaaagtgggtggAAAGGAAGTCGGTTCTTCTTGTTGTTGAGAGAGGAAAGGCAgtaatgaagagagagaagtgagagatTTTGTCTGGACTCTCACTTTAAAGGGCATAATGGTGATTTTGATTGACTTTGTCGTGGCACTAAAGAAATGTCTCGTGGCATTAGCACCACCCTTTCTTTATCGTGTTTTCATATTGCTATTCAGAAAACTCTGAATCCATTTTGTAGATTAATCGATCAAATTTATAACTATGTAGTTGAACAATAACAGACTctgaatccattttttatttattttaaacacCGATGTTTTGATTGGTGGATGTAATCGTTTCAATGATTGTTACTAATTGTTAAAACTTGAACATGTATATGCatgaacatataaccatatatgttaccataaccatatataaccatagacaaccttatatgaattggtccgcgcagtgGCTTAACAGACCTGAACGTATAATGTTAAAATTTGAACATGTATATGCATggacatataaccatatatgttaccataaccatatataatcatagacaaccttatatgaattggtccgcgcagcggcctaacAGAcctgaacatataatgttatctgTGCAGCGACAGAGCGAGTGAGAtctggaatatatatatatatatatatatatatatatatatatatatatatatagagagagagagagagagagagagagagagagaggtcaaaattcaaaagaatgaaaaaaagccgatatatatatatatatatatatatatatatatatatagagagagagagagagagagagagagagagagaggagggggggggggggggggggggggggggggggggtcaaaattcaaaagaatgaaaaaaagcCGGCAAGGACATTTTTGTCTTGTATTAATTCCTTTTTGGCTTGACAATGGCTCAGTTTGGcaacacaaaaaatgaaagagaataaaaatacattttttagtctaaaccaaacaaggccttTGTCTGAGTAGACctagtgggttacaaatatgctatagtgaACCTTAGACCAATTTCTTATAATTGGAACcaaaagattgctaaagttagcaacgCGTGCTTAAAAAAGTTTTCATATTGTAATAATTAAAGTTGgcaacctcctaaccaataatcaCATTTGGGCATCTGAATAATCAAAAATAACAATGTGGGACTccacattgttaactttagcaaccctctaaacgaataatcaaaagttgacgtgacaagttttgattattcacttttgattattacattgcggaacCTGATGTTTGTATTAGTTTACATGCACTTTGACTATTTTTAAAAGGAATTTGATATCCACTCCCTTTTTTATCATCTACACTCCTTCTTTTGGTCcttatccacatgaatttactTTCTTGACCTTTTCAATTCACTTATTCATACATCCAAGGGCAAAAATAGTAAATTCATGGGGATAATGACAAAAAACTGTGTGGATGGTTAAAAAGAAAGTGTggatatcattttcctttcaaaCAACCGACCACACAAATCTTCAATCACtcaggaaattttttttttttattgaaatttgaaatagtTAATCGCATTTGTATAGTGAGATTCATTCACCCGGTATATTAGTAGTAATAAAGTAAGTGATTAGTGATACCGTGTTTAGCAAAATGATGTGTATCATAAAGTTGAAGTTTTAGGTGGAAAACCTACCTTAGTTGAAATTTAACTacagtataaaagttacgaaactgcaaaaagaaatacaaaaagcACAGTTAGAAGCTTGagcaaaatttttttgattggaTACCCTTTCAAAACTTGATTTCCTAAATAGAATTTTACCTAATTTGTCTTGCataattccaaaaataaaacccCAAAGAATCGtataaaaagtttcaaaaaaaaagaaatgaaatgaaatgacaGTAACAGAAGCCCAGAAATGCTATTGCTATGTATGTTCGTCACATACAAAAGCCTAAATCATTACGACAACGCAATGCTAAGTATCTGCTCAAATGATTTGTTGTAATCAAGCAACCAAAGCAAGACATGGTTTATACTTACTGATAGAtaagacacaaaaataattaaaaacacAAGGTGGCCCGGTTAATTCCAGTGTTTAAAGTAAACTATGTCACTAGAGTTGCAACCTAGACAAATAAGGAAGAAACAAAATGGATCCGGCTTTAGAAGCTGCACTTCAAAGTCGGGAATTCTTTGGTTAGTGAAGCAGCAGAAGAGCAAATCAATCCTCCTTGTTACGTGAAAGTCTAGCACGGTGTCGAAGCTCAGCTTTTTTCCACCTGACAATCAGATGGCATAGAGAGAAGAGGGTGTTCACCTGCAAATTTACATTAACAATTGGGCATTcatatcaattttattttttggtttgtgtGTGCAGAGAAACAACTCATATATGAACCATGAAGTATAGTGCAGCTCCAAGCTAGATGATAATATTGAAGATACAAGTCAGAGACCATAAAGTAAAGAGAGTAAATTAAGATGAAAAGCTACATAACTAGTGCTAAAACAACTCCCACCGTCTTCTGCGGATTGAGAATTGAAATTCAACTGGAGTATTACACATATAGAAGGGAAAAGGGTACGCAGTGATTGTGAAAACTAACCAATATTATGATGGCAATGACAAGAAGAGGCCCAGACCATAGCACAGAGAGAAAGAGTCCACGCGGATCAAAATAATCCTGGCCTGCAAAGCTTTTCCAGTTGTCTCTCAAAACACTATTGAGTGTCTCAGCAAAATATACACCAGCCACTGCAACACATCAACAGCACACATTAAATCCAAAGAGCATATGTAACGGAAGATGAATTTATTTAGAATGCAGACTTCTGGCCCTGGTACAAATTCTAGAAGTCAAAAAGTTCCAACCTCCTCTTTAAGCGCTTTGTCTCAAGATGGAAAACTAATGAACTTCTAGTAGTATGTTAGAATAATCAAGACCCTCAATATCCTAGCGTTGCGGACTCACTTTTAACCATGAGACTTAATTCTGATGTGGTGAACTAAGTGGTCCAAAGCGACACTGAAATTGTTTCTATTCATTTTGATAAAAGTTCTTACAAGGAAACAAGCCAATTATAAAGTAATTAAATCTAGAGCGTGTAGTTTTGTATAACAAAATATAAAACAgataaataaattaacaaaaataagggaTTTGGTTTAAGTGAAGATTTGGGGTTTCTATTTGCAAAGAAGTAATTACAAGTTTTATTCTTAGAAAGCCAAGACACTGCCGTTTCATGTATGTAACTATTTTCAGATTCAAAAGTTTGTTTTGCCCCCTCACTTCGCCCCAAAATTTTAGGAACTCCTTTCACCTCATTATTCTATTCTCCTCACCCTTCCTTCTCTTGCCCACTCTAGAATCCTTGGCAAACCCAACACCATGGCTGCAAACCAACATTGATTCTATTACCGATAAATAACATTTCTAATGTTGGTGGATAAACTTTAACACCATATGGTCTTCGTCATTGTGAGTCTCCTCAAGCTAACCATCCATAACCGTTGACTGGTAATCAATGAATATTATTAGAttattaaccaccaactcatctaaaagcttaagttaTTGGAGAGATgagcaactttattatttatattctcaacacgCACCGTCATGTGTAGCCAGAATCTCCTCCATTAGGTAGGCGGTGAGATTCGAACTCATGATCTATtgcttgctctgataccatattagattattaaccaccaactcatctaaagcttaagctattagtgagaggggcaactttattatttatattctcaacaaacATAATAGCATCAGACCCGATATTGCAATCTAGAAGATCCACAGCCTAATCCCAAAAACTTGGGGGATCATCTCAAAAGACTAAACCCAGGTCGTGAGAGGCTAGGCCAGAGATGGTGTAGAAATAATTAAACGAAGAAACCTTAATCTTATCTGTGTTGCGATTCTTGCAATCCATATCAGTGGTTAAAATGGTGGTGATtgtgaagagagagaatgtaagaagaacaaagaaaattgatattcgcgctcccttttttgatgggctcccttttttgatgcaggcgctccactttgttgatgaagttactagtaacttcacattgaaagtggagcgcctgcatTAGAAAAAGGAGCGTGACTATCAATTCCCAAGAACAAATTATTGTATGctatgaaaataaaaatcaatatcccatggtgtatgatgtttgcagatgacattgtccttgTAGATGAAACTACTAGAGGTGTTAaaacgaaactagaaatttggagggaagcattagagtcaaagggttttcagatgagtaggagtaaaactgagtatatggtgtgcaaatttagtggtaccagcagtgcgcatgaagaaatagtgatgatccaagaccaggagatacctaagagtgattattttagatacttaggctcaattattagtagagatggaaaGATTGCCGATGAtatgacccataggatccaagtggggtggcttaagtggaggagcgctactggtgtactgtgtgacaagaggatactcataaaattgaaggaaaaattctatggaactgccatcaGATTAGCGCtgctttacgggacagaatgttgaCCTATTAAGAATGAAGAAACAACAGGTaaacaagatgagtgtagcggaaatgagaatatTGAGGTGGATGCATAGTAAGACTAGatgagacaggattagaaatgaaacggttcgtgagatggtaggtgtagcacccatagaagagaagttgagggaaaatatgctaaggtggtttgggcatgtctaccgtagaccagaagatgcagtagttaagagagcggatatgatagctttgggtagcaatgctatgGGGAGGGGTATatctaaattgacattagatgctgtggtgcgcaatgatatgagtatagtaggtttgtgtgaacaagtgacccttgacagagctcaatggaggaaaaagattcaCGTAGCtgatcccaagtgattgggacataaagctcggtttggtttggtttgatatgaaaataaaaatcaaattaacCATTAGAAGAGGGTGAGTGGAACAGACATTTGACATCTCTAAATGGTTGTTTTTGGCAAGTGAATGAAACTACAGAACTTGGCTTCCCAAGATTACCTGAGCAGCACGGATAGGGACACAAACGGACACACAGACTGGGcaatttaaaataataaaagacgTGAGATGATGAGCACACGTTGGCAGTTGACCATATAGacaattcctatatatatacatacacacacgcATACACATTTATGTATATACAATACATATTCCCCAAGAAATGTAACATGACTCTAGTTAACCAAGAAGACTGTATATTTATAACGTAAGGTATGAATACATCATTAATCCAAACTCGTCAAGTGTAAATCTGTTTGTCAGAGGTGCTAGAGGTACAACAACAGCTGTACAAACAGCTTGCACAGATCCGTTTTGGACCCGATTTGGGTCCAACAAAGATGATTGGAGCCGCTCATTTCTGTTTGTTGAATCTCTCCATACATAGATGGCATACATCAGCTAAGACAAACATTCCTAAAGTTAATAAGTGTAAAGGACGACGGATGAAAAGGAAATATGGttcttatcatttttttttaataaagaaaacaCTAATAACAGCCTAATGGGCTATCTATTGCGGATCTCTCGCATCAGAGAGGAGGGGTTGAGGTAGTGCCGTATGTGAAGTACCATAAAGGCCCACAAATGTTCGTTTTCTTGGAGGACACTGCAagctggaaaaaagaaaaaatgatgtTTTAAATGGTTGCTGCATTTAGACCCTAGGTTTTAGCTCAATGGTCTATTCCCCCGGGGTTTTGAATCTTGAGGGTGAGGTATGGGTTTGAGCTATGGAGCAGCGACGGCCCTTTTGTAGAGATATAatttatactccctctgtcccatattGCTTGTCCTGTACGGGAAATCTAACATTTTAAGGGGACATGCAATCAACACATGTCTCCTTAAAAAGTTTGATTAGATTTTCAATATTACCCCTTCACTAAAAACTACTCGTCATCATTTATGAGAGgtagtttgtaaaatttacaCACTTTTTagtttgacttttcaaagaggacaagcattttgggacatcccaaaatacaTTACATGACCAACAATatcggacggagggagtaacatacTAAAATACTGTCTTCTGGcccaaaaaagagaagagaagaaaagaatgaTTGCTGAGTGAAAGACTTTCAAATTGCCGAAAACTGTATTCGTATCATGAA
The sequence above is drawn from the Rhododendron vialii isolate Sample 1 chromosome 6a, ASM3025357v1 genome and encodes:
- the LOC131329469 gene encoding uncharacterized protein LOC131329469, with the protein product MGDLKSAMGEHMDQMADLVEKLTAELRSGLRPAYDNFLGFFHAIDWTEPWLMCLMLFHFVLLLIVIMSRKNINFQMCLFLLALAGVYFAETLNSVLRDNWKSFAGQDYFDPRGLFLSVLWSGPLLVIAIIILVNTLFSLCHLIVRWKKAELRHRARLSRNKED